CGGCATCGGTGAGTGCCGGCAAAGTATTTGACTGGAATCTCTTTAAACATGTTAATCCTTTTTTAAAGTGTATGGTATCCTTTGAATCATTATTAGCTATTAGCTGTTAAAGGGCTAATCTCATATAAGAGATAAGGTAAGGGTAAGCCATCATGATGAAAGCAATTCCTGCAGTGATTACCCATACCACGGGATTCCATTTTAAAACTTTTGCCCCATCCAACATAAATAGGGGTAGAAGATTGAAAAAAGCAAGGAAACTGTTAATGGTGAATCCAAGCCCACATATTAAGGACAATATGGGAGAAAATGACACGAATGGTATCAGAATGAAGAATATTACCGCCAGTGCTATGTTAGTTAATGGTCCAGCAAGAGATATCTTCCCATTTTCCTCACGAGATATATATTCCCCGTGGATGTATACCGCCCCAGGTGCGGCAAATACAAATCCAAATGCGGCAGATATTATGGCCAGGACTAATCCCTCAACCCACATCCTGTATTCAGAATAAAAACCGTACCTTATAGCCATAAATTTATGTGCCAGCTCGTGAAATACGAATCCAGATCCCACAGCAACTAAAGTTACAGGAATTAATGATATGAAATCTCCTTGATTGATGTTTCTGAATACATAAGCAAAAACTCCTGCAATAACCAGCATGGAGATTATTATGTCCCTAATCTCACGGGAAGTGAAGTTAACCATAATATTATTAAGAATCCTTAATCATTTATAAATCATTCCACAATTTTATTCTAGAAAAAATGTGCTTTTAAGAGCAGTTTTAATCCTAAATAATTGGTTAAAATTGAAAAACATGTTTACAGATTGTTTATTCAACTAAATTCATCAACTAATTTTCCATATCAATCAAAAAAGTATTATTTTAACTTTTTTCCATTATTCCACATCTCAAATCACATTTATAAAAGAGGATTTGCTAATTAAGAAATATAAAGATACAGGATTAATAGGAATATGGATATGAAATATCAAACTGCCAGATGATATTTAAGGATTTTCAGATTATTAATTTCTATTATAAGGATTCCAGCTAATTAAAATTCAAAAAAGGAAAGATACAGCCGAAGATAAAAATTATAATAGAAAATTGGAAAACACCTATTATATTATAATTGTCGTTAATTTATATTTATAATAACCAATAAACTATCATAAACCATTAAAACCGGATTTAGACTATGAAGCTTGAGGAAATACTGCAAAAAATGCAAGAAGAAACAATGGAAATATTCATTGTTATTAAACCCGAGAATATCGGATATGTAACTGATTTTATGCCATCTAGTGCATCAGTTTTAATTTTAAAAGAAGAACCTCTCCTATTGTCCTCCAAGATGGACTTGGAAGAGGCTCAGGAAAAATCATGCCTTCCTGTGGCAGAGTATAAATCCGTAAAGGACCTTAAAAAAAGGTTGGAAAGTGAAAGAAAGAGTAAAGTGTTTGTTGAAAACTCCATGAGTATTGGATTTTGCAGGAAACTGTTTGAAAATTCCACTATAGGAGTTACAGATATTATAGAGAGGGTGAGGTCAACTAAATCCAAAGAAGAAGTGGGAAAAATTAAAGGAGCCATCAAAATTGCTGAGGATTCCTTTAAAAAACTTGATTTTTCCAATTTAAATATTAGTGAAGATTATTTAGCAGCGCAACTGGAGTATAATATGCGAGTTGCAGGTTCTGTGAGGCCTGCTTTTGAGACCATTGTGGCTAGCGGACAACGCTCAAGTCTTCCCCATGCTTCATCATCATCACAAAAAATAGAATCTCCTGTAATGATTGATTGGGGTGCTCATCATCAGAACTACAAATCTGATATCACTCGTACCCTGATAAAAAGTGAAGAAGAGGAAGAAATTTTCCAAATAGTTTTAGAATCCCAAAAAGAAGCCATTGAAAATATCAGGCCAGGTGTACAGGCATCCCATATTGATAAAGTGGCAAGAGAAGTTATTGAAGATTATGGTTATGGAGACAACTTTATTCATTCAACAGGTCACGGAGTGGGTCTTGAGATTCATGAAAAACCATCTTTATCCATGAAAAGTGATGAAAAACTTGAAAAAGGGATGATTGTGACAGTTGAACCTGGAGTATATATTGAAGGAAAGTTTGGAATCCGAGTTGAAGACATGATTTTGATTAAAAATAAAGCACAAGTGTTAACCCGTCTTCCTCAAAAAATATTCCTCTAATAAATATCTTGAAACCATCCTCAACTTCCAAGTTGCACTTAAACATCAGGAATACCCTATGACATCATAACCACACATAATAAACATTAAATTAACAAATAATATATAATGGGAGCATAATATTATATACAAGAACATAATATACTAATAAAGCTATAAGTATATTTTATCTTAGGTGAAAAAATGGCCATAATACCTTCTGCTCTTAACCCCATATCCAATAGTATTGACAATATATTTCCTGACAGGTTCCTAGTTCGTCTGCAGGAAACACTAATTCGTTCTGGGATGTACGTTAAGGCATCTGATCTTTTAACCCTGATTGGTGGTGCAGGACTATTTTTAGGCATTATAGCTCTGATTGCATTTACACTCCTGAATGCAAACCCATTTATAGGCCTTATTCTGGGTTTAATTGCCCCAGGTGCTCTTGTATTCATATGGCTCTTTTTTATGATGGAACGCAGAGTAGACGCAATTGAACAGAGTACTCCTGATTTCTTAAGGCAGATTTCATCACTTCTCAGATCAGGTATTGGTATTGAAACTGCATTGGAAGATATATCCAAACATGGTGAAGGTCCATTAACAGACGAACTGAAAAGGGCGGTTATTGAGATAAAAATAGGCAGTACCTTCGAAGATGCATTATTAGGAATGGGAGAACGTCTTAAATCCAAAACACTCGACAGAACTTTTAGAATGATTATTGAAGGTAGGAGAGTTGGAGGTAGCCTTGCAGATGTCATTGAAACAGTTGCAGAAGATTTAAGGGCTATTTTAGCGTTGCAGAGGGAAAGAAGAGCCAATGTTATGATGTCAGTTATGTTCCTATTGATTGCAGCTGTCATTGCCGCTCCATTCGCACTGGGAATGGCAATGTCTTATTCTGCTTTCATCGAATCTTTGGGAAAACCCAATCCCCTATTAGGTGCTGCATCCATTGGAGCTGCGGGATATATTATCATACACTCAGCAATTGCAGGTATTTTAATGGGGATCGTGCTTTATGGTAGTGCCAAAAAAGGTGTTAAATTCTCTCTGCTCCTGATGCCTGTGGCATATGGTCTATTTTACGTGGTCATAACCTTTGCACCCTCACTACTCTTGGGAATCTAATAATGAGGAGTGTTTCTATGAAAATGAAAAAGATTGAAATATTTAAAGATGAATCAGCCCAGACCTCTGCTGAATATATTCTGATATTCGGTGGTATCATTGTTATTGTCTTAGTGGCTATTATTTCCTATCAAAACTATGTTAAAGGAGTCGGGGCGGACATAACCAACGGTAGTGAAATGAGTAGTTTAAACAGTAACCTGACACAAATAAATAATACATTGAATGGATTATAAAAAGTTTTTACCAATTGATTATATTTGGTAGATTAATATATCCCTAAATCCACTAGTGTGGATTAACTTCATTTTCTCTTTTTTTAATACTACTTCTAATTATCCTATGGGGGTTAATCATATGGAGATGTTAATAAATGGACAATTAATTGATAAAAAGAATAAAATGCCGGTAATAAATCCTTTTAATAATAAAATTGTGGATCATGTCCCCCTGGGAGATGCTGAAGACGCAAAATACGCTATATACGCAGCTAATACTGCTCAAAAGCACATGGCAGAAATGTCTTCCCGCAAGTTGTCCCGTATTTTATATGATGTTCACCAGGAGTTGAAGGAAAATATCAAGGAGCTCTCTGAATTAATAACTCTTGAAACAGGCAAACCAATCAGGGATTCTAAAGTAGAAATTGAACGATCTCTACAAACTTTGCTTTTGGCTGCAGAGGAATCCAAAAGAATTTATGGGGAAACTGTTCCCATGGATGCAGCCATAGCAGGTAAAAATGTTTTTGGATTTACCATGAGAATCCCTTTGGGTGTAGTTGCTGCTATCACTCCTTTCAACTATCCGGTTAACCTGGCAATTCATAAAATAGCTCCTGCTCTGGCAGCCAAAAATACAGTGGTATTTAAACCATCAAGTCAAGCTCCTTTAGCAGCCCTTAAGATGGCCGAGATAATGGGAAGACATTTGCCTGATGGTGCAGTTAACACCATCACCGGCCCGGGAAATTTGTTAGGAGATGAGATTGTATCCAGTGAACTGGTTAGTAAGATATCTTTCACTGGTTCAGTTTCAACTGGCCTTTCCATAGCCCGTAAATCTGGGATGAAAAAATTAACCCTGGAACTGGGAGGAAATGACCCCCTGATAGTTCTAGATGATGCAGATTTAGATAAAGCCGTAACTGCAGCAGTTAGTGGATCCAATCTGTTCTCAGGGCAGGTTTGCATTGCAGTGAAACGGATCATTCTTCATGAAAAAATCGCAGACCATTTTGTGGATGAACTTCAAAAGAAAACCCAAAAGCTGAAAATGGGAGACCCCATGGACCCAAAAACAGACTTGGGCCCCCTTATTAACGAAAATGCCGCTATTCATGTGGAAACCTTGGTA
This is a stretch of genomic DNA from Methanobacteriaceae archaeon. It encodes these proteins:
- a CDS encoding site-2 protease family protein — encoded protein: MVNFTSREIRDIIISMLVIAGVFAYVFRNINQGDFISLIPVTLVAVGSGFVFHELAHKFMAIRYGFYSEYRMWVEGLVLAIISAAFGFVFAAPGAVYIHGEYISREENGKISLAGPLTNIALAVIFFILIPFVSFSPILSLICGLGFTINSFLAFFNLLPLFMLDGAKVLKWNPVVWVITAGIAFIMMAYPYLISYMRLAL
- a CDS encoding M24 family metallopeptidase — encoded protein: MKLEEILQKMQEETMEIFIVIKPENIGYVTDFMPSSASVLILKEEPLLLSSKMDLEEAQEKSCLPVAEYKSVKDLKKRLESERKSKVFVENSMSIGFCRKLFENSTIGVTDIIERVRSTKSKEEVGKIKGAIKIAEDSFKKLDFSNLNISEDYLAAQLEYNMRVAGSVRPAFETIVASGQRSSLPHASSSSQKIESPVMIDWGAHHQNYKSDITRTLIKSEEEEEIFQIVLESQKEAIENIRPGVQASHIDKVAREVIEDYGYGDNFIHSTGHGVGLEIHEKPSLSMKSDEKLEKGMIVTVEPGVYIEGKFGIRVEDMILIKNKAQVLTRLPQKIFL
- a CDS encoding type II secretion system F family protein, with product MAIIPSALNPISNSIDNIFPDRFLVRLQETLIRSGMYVKASDLLTLIGGAGLFLGIIALIAFTLLNANPFIGLILGLIAPGALVFIWLFFMMERRVDAIEQSTPDFLRQISSLLRSGIGIETALEDISKHGEGPLTDELKRAVIEIKIGSTFEDALLGMGERLKSKTLDRTFRMIIEGRRVGGSLADVIETVAEDLRAILALQRERRANVMMSVMFLLIAAVIAAPFALGMAMSYSAFIESLGKPNPLLGAASIGAAGYIIIHSAIAGILMGIVLYGSAKKGVKFSLLLMPVAYGLFYVVITFAPSLLLGI
- a CDS encoding class III signal peptide-containing protein, giving the protein MKKIEIFKDESAQTSAEYILIFGGIIVIVLVAIISYQNYVKGVGADITNGSEMSSLNSNLTQINNTLNGL
- a CDS encoding aldehyde dehydrogenase family protein gives rise to the protein MEMLINGQLIDKKNKMPVINPFNNKIVDHVPLGDAEDAKYAIYAANTAQKHMAEMSSRKLSRILYDVHQELKENIKELSELITLETGKPIRDSKVEIERSLQTLLLAAEESKRIYGETVPMDAAIAGKNVFGFTMRIPLGVVAAITPFNYPVNLAIHKIAPALAAKNTVVFKPSSQAPLAALKMAEIMGRHLPDGAVNTITGPGNLLGDEIVSSELVSKISFTGSVSTGLSIARKSGMKKLTLELGGNDPLIVLDDADLDKAVTAAVSGSNLFSGQVCIAVKRIILHEKIADHFVDELQKKTQKLKMGDPMDPKTDLGPLINENAAIHVETLVNDALENGAELICGGKRKGAFYEATILDQVKKDMKLVQDETFGPISPIIRVKDLDEAIDTANYSQYGLQAGVFTQSIENAKKAVKKIEAGSVLINKQSTFRTDNMPFGGFKMSGMGKEGVKYAVEDMTRSKLVVIG